A single genomic interval of Lathyrus oleraceus cultivar Zhongwan6 chromosome 7, CAAS_Psat_ZW6_1.0, whole genome shotgun sequence harbors:
- the LOC127107217 gene encoding pentatricopeptide repeat-containing protein At1g56690, mitochondrial produces MGYGCATLRCCMVQVRSLCSTTSAILGYGRIGDIDNARKVFDNTPLPHRTITSWNAMVAAYFESHKPRDAVLLFDQMPQRNTVSFNSMISGYVKNGMVAEARKVFDVMPERNVVSWTSMVRGYIQEGMVDEAERLFWAMPHKNVVSWTVMIGGLLKESRFEDAKKLFDMMPVKDVVAVTNMISGYCQVGRLDEARELFDEMPMRNVFTWTTMVSGYAKNGRVDVARKLFEVMPGRNEVSWTAMLMGYTQSGRMKEAFELFEAMPMKWVVACNEIITRFGLSGEVNRARMVFEGMKERDEGTWNAMIKVCERKGFELEALGLFVRMQREGVELNFPSFISVLSVCASLASLDHGRQVHARLVRSEFDQDLYVASVLITMYVKCGDLVRAKRIFNRFPFKDVVMWNSMITGYSQHGLGEDALIVFRDMCSSGIQPDEVTFIGVLSACSYSGKVKEGFKFFEAMKCTYQVEPGIEHYACMVDLLGRAGRVDEAMELVEKMPMEPDAIVWGALLGACRNHMKLDLAEFAVEKIAKLEPKNAGPYVLLSHMYASRGRWRDVEVLRKKINARSVVKFPGVSWIEVEKKVHMFTGGDSKGHHPEQPIITKMLEKLGGILRETGYCPDGSFVLHDVDEEEKTHSLGYHSEKLAVAYGLLKVPEGMPIRVMKNLRVCGDCHSAIKLIAKVTGREIILRDANRFHHFKDGHCSCKDFW; encoded by the coding sequence ATGGGTTATGGTTGCGCGACTTTGCGTTGTTGCATGGTACAAGTAAGATCACTCTGCAGCACCACTTCCGCAATTTTAGGTTACGGTCGCATAGGTGATATAGACAATGCTCGAAAGGTGTTCGACAATACGCCATTGCCACACAGAACCATCACTTCCTGGAACGCCATGGTCGCTGCCTACTTCGAGTCCCACAAACCTCGCGACGCCGTCCTTCTGTTCGACCAAATGCCCCAAAGAAATACTGTTTCCTTTAACAGCATGATTTCGGGTTATGTGAAAAACGGAATGGTCGCTGAAGCGAGGAAGGTGTTCGATGTTATGCCTGAACGAAATGTTGTTTCGTGGACTTCCATGGTTCGTGGTTACATTCAAGAGGGTATGGTGGATGAAGCTGAAAGACTCTTCTGGGCAATGCCACACAAGAATGTGGTGTCTTGGACTGTTATGATTGGTGGGTTGTTGAAGGAATCTCGTTTTGAGGATGCAAAGAAACTGTTTGATATGATGCCTGTGAAGGATGTTGTGGCGGTTACTAACATGATTAGTGGGTATTGTCAGGTGGGGCGTTTGGACGAAGCTCGTGAACTTTTTGATGAAATGCCGATGAGAAATGTGTTTACTTGGACTACTATGGTTTCTGGATATGCAAAGAATGGGAGGGTTGATGTTGCAAGAAAGCTTTTTGAGGTGATGCCTGGGAGAAATGAGGTGTCTTGGACGGCTATGCTTATGGGGTATACTCAGAGTGGGAGGATGAAGGAGGCTTTCGAGCTTTTTGAAGCGATGCCTATGAAGTGGGTTGTTGCTTGTAATGAGATCATCACGCGGTTTGGACTTTCTGGGGAGGTGAATAGAGCTAGGATGGTGTTTGAGGGAATGAAAGAGAGGGATGAGGGAACTTGGAATGCTATGATTAAGGTGTGCGAGAGGAAAGGGTTTGAGTTGGAAGCTTTGGGTTTGTTTGTTAGGATGCAAAGGGAAGGGGTTGAGTTGAATTTTCCTTCGTTTATCAGTGTTCTTTCTGTGTGTGCCAGTTTAGCTAGCCTTGATCACGGCAGGCAGGTTCATGCTCGGTTAGTTAGATCTGAATTTGATCAAGATTTATATGTTGCCTCGGTTTTGATTACGATGTATGTTAAGTGTGGTGATCTTGTTAGAGCAAAAAGGATTTTTAATAGGTTTCCATTTAAGGATGTTGTTATGTGGAATTCTATGATCACGGGTTATTCTCAGCATGGGTTGGGAGAGGATGCTCTGATTGTTTTCCGTGATATGTGCTCTTCTGGAATTCAGCCAGACGAGGTTACCTTCATTGGAGTTCTTTCAGCTTGTAGCTACAGTGGCAAAGTGAAGGAAGGGTTCAAATTTTTTGAAGCAATGAAATGCACTTATCAAGTGGAGCCAGGAATCGAACACTATGCTTGTATGGTTGATTTGCTAGGCCGAGCAGGCCGGGTAGATGAGGCAATGGAACTGGTAGAAAAAATGCCAATGGAACCGGATGCTATTGTTTGGGGTGCATTATTAGGTGCTTGTAGAAATCATATGAAGCTCGATTTGGCTGAATTTGCAGTAGAGAAAATTGCGAAGCTAGAGCCCAAAAATGCTGGGCCTTATGTCTTGCTCTCGCATATGTATGCATCTAGGGGAAGATGGAGGGATGTTGAAGTACTTAGGAAAAAGATAAATGCTAGGAGTGTCGTCAAATTTCCTGGCGTTAGTTGGATTGAGGTGGAGAAGAAGGTGCATATGTTCACCGGGGGAGACAGCAAGGGCCACCACCCTGAGCAGCCTATTATCACAAAAATGTTGGAGAAGCTAGGTGGAATTTTAAGGGAAACTGGATATTGTCCCGATGGCAGCTTTGTGCTTCATGATGTGGACGAGGAAGAGAAGACGCATAGCTTGGGTTATCATAGTGAAAAACTAGCTGTAGCATACGGACTCCTAAAAGTGCCTGAAGGGATGCCAATTAGAGTTATGAAAAATTTGCGGGTTTGTGGTGATTGTCATTCTGCGATCA